The DNA window ACCACCTTTGGCTAGGTAATTTATGGTCCTGCTGTTTCGGGGAAATCACACCGGCAGGTACTGCTGATAGATATGCAAGCTGCAGTTATTTCAACTATTGGGAATTGAAGCCAAGTGAAGGCTACCCCATTATATACGAAACCCCGGGATCGAATGCTCCCGAACAGTCCGAATACGGAATTGATGACTGGGATATCAGCAGCAACGATCAGCCGTACGGTCTTGGTGTATTTGTTCAGAACTATACCTGGGATACACCGGGCTTTGACAATTTCCTGGCAACGGAACTTACGGTAACCCATCACAGTGAACATGGTAACCCCGGTGTTCCGCTGGATGGACTTATCCTGGCCATCAAAGGTGACTGCGATATTGCCTCAAAAGATACTACTGACTGCAATCTTGATGACATGGTTTACTACGATGGACATGCTATCTGGTGCAACGATCCAGACGCAACTTTCGAGTACCGGTTCGATGATGGTACGGATGCCAGTACTCAGGATGACTTCGAATACAGACAGAATTCTGACAATCCTCTTCCTCCCGATGACCCTGACAATATTTTCTACCACTACAACTACATTGGCGCTGATGGAATACCCGACAACGATGTGGACCAGAACTGCGTAAGCGACCACTTCACCATTCTGGCAAAGGTTTCAGGCAGCGACACTCTTTACAGGGAAGATCCCGCATCCGGTGTTATTCTTTTCTCCGAGGGAATGCCTTACTACCACTTCAATCATACAGTGGGCGATACTACTTACCTGGTTGTGCCAAGAAACCTCAGCTACATGTGGGACAGCGACAATCCCGGAAGTTCAGAGGATGATTCCGGAGAACCGCTGTTAACAGTGATGTGCAACGGTTTCGCGGGCTGGAGGCTCCTCGATGTCTGGGTAGATAAAGCAGGTGGCGGTATTGATAGACCTTCGGACGTTTACGGATACCCCATACCCATCAGCCACGAGTGGTGGAACTGGGAGAGTGACCCGGGAACCGATATCGAAAAATACAGCGTCATATGGGGAAAAAATGATGATTTGAACGGTCTTTACAGCGGACCGGCATACATGTCCGGCTGGGTTGGCAACCCCAACGCGCCGGACGCTACTTCACCTCAGAATCCGGGGCCTTTCCCGTTCGTTTACGATTCACCCTATCATTTGGATTATCCTGTCTTTGACTACAGATTCCTTCAGTCTGTCGGACCTCTGGAACTTGCGGACGGAGATACCCTTCATATTATGGGTGGCTGGGTTGCCGGCAGGGGCCTTGATGGCCTGCGGATGAACGCAGACCTTCTGCTGGACGCCTATTACCGTAATTCCATATGGGGTCAGGGCCTGGGAGTAGAGTCAACCGAACCGGTTCCTGGAAATGACATCCTGATCTCCCCCAACCCAATGACCTCTCAGGGAATGGTGGATTTCACACTGGTTCAGCCGGGAAGAGCGATTATCACGGTTTACGATATTTCCGGAAGGTCGGTTGCTGCCATTCTGGATTCGGAGATGTCTGCAGGAAACCATTCGATCAATCTGAATACTTCCTCATTTGGCTCCGGGATTTACTTCGCAAGGGTTCTATCAGGTAATAACTGTGCCGTTGGAAGGTTCGTTGTACTGAACAGATAATTACATGGTTTAATGAATCTCAATTTTGAGTAAGATGGATCATTCTATCCTTCGGTGCGGCAAGGTGATCAATATACACTCAGGATTTGACAGGGAAGGATTGCTACAGGTATTATTCATCATGGCATCGGGTTACAGCACGACAGGCATCATGAATAAGGCAACCTGATCCCTCGATATTCTTGATTCGATCTAAACCCAGTATTCAGGCACTGACTTAAAAGGAGATTGTATTGTGAAGTATCTGATAATCTGCGTCTCTGTGTTTCTTGTTCTTACGGCTGCATCCTGTGGAAACGGGCAGCCGGAACCCGCAATAGATGGACCTGATGAGGATACAGAAACAGCCCTGGAAATTCTATTCATCGACTCCATCGGTGTGGAACTCGGGGATTCGAACTACGTTCTGGGTTCAATAGAATCATCCTCACATTCCGTGGATGGAAATATCCTTGTTCTTGACCGTCCAGCCTGCTGTGTCCGCGAGTATACAACCGAAGGGGAATTCGTCAGGATGTACGGCCGAAGGGGAACGGGACCTGGTGAGGTCGTTAATCCGCTATCGATGACCCGCCTGACGGACGGACGTGTTGTGATGCTGGATATGCAGACAGGTGGCTTGCATACATTCAGCCCCGAAGGTGAGTGGCTCGGAATAACGGCGGAAATCGTAAACGAACCGATACTCTGGATAACTCCCGCGGAATCGAATACGTACATAGGAACCAATAACACGTTCGATGTTGTGGATGAACAGCTGATGGTTACAGCTGTCGTCGGCAAGTTCGAATCCGATTCCACCAAGCCGACTATTTCATACTGGGAGAACACTTTTCCATTCGACTTCAGAGATTTCACACTCCTGGTTAACGAATCATACTTCGCGAATGTATTCACATCGGACAGGGACGGCAACGTATTCATCGCGCGGAGGAACACGGAGGAGTACCATATCACCGGCTTCGACGTTAATGGCGATGTCTTCGTCGAATTCGATCTGGACATCCCGATGGTCGAGAAGAACGAACAGGAGATAATCGAGGAAGGGGAGTTCTGGAACACAAGGGCAAGGAACATGGGGGCCAACGGACAATTGAACTACCAGCCTGATCCTTTCCGATGGAAGATCCATTCTATGGGAATCGACGATCAGCGCAGACTCTGGGTTAGAAGAGGAACCGAGGAGACCCCGACTTTCGATATCTTCGATTACGAGGGAAAACACCTCTTCACTGCCGAGATACCCGGTATAACCGGACACTCAGGCCTCCTCTGGGAGGTTCATGTAGATGAATTCGGCATACTTGCATGGTCACTTGACCCGCCCGATGGATACCAGAAACTTTACACTATGCAACTCGCCGGGCAGTAACAGCAGGCAAAGGAAAGCTCAAAATAGACTGAGCTGACCGGTATCAAGCGGATCGTAGACAGGTATTGAAGTGGAAATACCCATGCCGCGGCATTTCTCGGTGAAAACAGCCTCCAATTGTTCCGCGTTTTTGCTTCTGCACAGGTACGAGCTGCCGAATAACTTTCTGTACTTACTGCCCATCCCCGGGAGGCAAGAGTTTCTCTGCCATCAACCAGCTCACCAACACTGCCGAATACAATCGCACCAGATTCCATTGTCACCATAGATCTTTTGTGTATGAGTCTGTATGCGAGCATTCCTATCAGGAAAGTCAGAATGATTGTCGGCAGCAATACAAGAACAGCACCCTTCAAAAGAATCCATGTCAAAATGACTGAAGCAAGCAGCAAAAGGAATTGGTTTCCAACTATTGCAATAGATCTGATGAAGCTCCCGATATTCTGAGCATCACTCTGCACACGGGATATCATGTATCCTGAATCCTTATCTCCATGTACAGCGTTGGAAAGCCATGAAATATCTTTTGCAAGTCGTTCGCGAAGCTTTTTGACAATACCCTGTGAGATTGTGATTCCAAGCGATTGTGATAACAGACTTATCAGCTGATTCACTATACCTATAACTCCCAAACCAACAGCTGACCAGACTCACATTCCGAGCATCGACTTGATATTATCTATGTAATTTTCATGCACACCTATCAGCCTCTGCAGTAGACCGTTTTCGAGCAATAGGAAAGTGGATTTTGCTCAATCCCATTACCAGTTCCAAAAGCAGTCCATTCATCCAAAACAGCTTTCAATCACTCCCAATCTCTATCTCCGGCACATCATCCTGCCATGGAACGCAGTCCGCGCAGGGCTCACAGACCAGCTCCAGCGGCTCCGGCAGGGGTCATGGATCCTGATGTAGTGATAATTGTCTCGAAGGACGGACTGGAACACTGCAGAGCTGTCATAGAACACATGAGAAGTGGATTGCTCATTATTGATGAGAATATCGATGCACCAGTAACAGGAGTTGAAATCCTCAAGCATGATTTTCACGGCATAGCAGGAGCCAGGAGCGCAGCTCTATATGCGTTGTTTTTCTATCTTCATCTCAATCCGGTCATACATGTTAATGCATTAGTCAGCGCTCTTGGAAGAAGTGAAATTTCCAGTAAGGTTAATCTGGATGTGTTGTTAAAACTCTGACATTGAGAATACATATTTTAAATATTCACAATCTCGTGACATCATCAGGGATACTCACGATAGAATATTGCTGCTCTCATGACTTCGGTGATGAGTACAGATACACTCGGTATTTTCACTCTTCTTCAGCGTTTCTTCATCCTCTACATACCTGTGATACCTGGAGCCGTCGTGCTATTCAAAGAAGCTGGTTCCTCACTGAAAAAGAAACAGTCTTCAGCATAACCCGGTATCCTCAACCCATCATACTTTTAAGAAGATTGAGGAATTCCTCCCCCCTCTTCAGGTAAAGGAGCAGTTCCCGCTCACCTCCGGATCGAAGGCTGAATACGATTGAGATTTCATTGTAGCCGAGATAGTTCCTTTTCTTCACAGCCGACCTGATATCGGTAATGGGAACTACGTGATCAAGGTCAGCATTGAATGGTTTGACCAGCAAGCCGAACAGACCATGGAGTTTTACCTGAAGGTGGGTGGCCGAAAGATTGACTGTTATGCATTTCCAGGTATTGACCGATCTGGTCCAGCCGTTCTTCTGTGATTGTGCCATGGCGTACTGCTCACGGAACAGCAGGCTGCCTTCAGGCATATTTTCGTATTTTTCGTTCATTTTACCTTCCTGCTTTCAATGATGGATTTCAGTAATCCACTGCGAAAAATAAATAAGACCCCGATCTGATTTCTTCAGTTCTTGTCAGATAATGCTTTGTAAACGGCAATCATGATACATCTGCTGCTGCCGGTTGCTCCGGAAACAACGTCAACAACCGGACTCTGGGCTTCAAGGATACGATCAAGCGTCTCTTCTGCTTCGTAGCCGGGTCCGCCATTCTGTTCAATTATATCAATATCGGTAATCCGGTTATCAGAAACCGTTACATCCATCGTGACCGAAACCAGAAATTCCCCGAAACTCCCTGTGTAAACACCATCCTCGATCACCTGCAGGTTTACCGCCTCTACCTTCTCATCTCTGAAGGTCCGAACCATCTTATCGTAGCGGATCTTGAGCAATAGGAAAGTGGATTTTGCTCAATCCCATTACCAGTTCCAAAAGCAGTCCATTCATCCAAAACAGCTTTCAATTACTCCCAAAAACGAACCATACCGAGTGAAACACGCTCAGGCAAGCGTGAGTTAATGCCG is part of the Candidatus Aegiribacteria sp. genome and encodes:
- a CDS encoding FMN-binding protein, encoding MLKIRYDKMVRTFRDEKVEAVNLQVIEDGVYTGSFGEFLVSVTMDVTVSDNRITDIDIIEQNGGPGYEAEETLDRILEAQSPVVDVVSGATGSSRCIMIAVYKALSDKN
- a CDS encoding T9SS type A sorting domain-containing protein → MSTIKGCYLFLLPILLIISIGSGSNQEWTARPAEQTDARPPVEWAVHEIGNIGMAISNIGRWGDPAGDSLSLEWPSGSLNNHLWLGNLWSCCFGEITPAGTADRYASCSYFNYWELKPSEGYPIIYETPGSNAPEQSEYGIDDWDISSNDQPYGLGVFVQNYTWDTPGFDNFLATELTVTHHSEHGNPGVPLDGLILAIKGDCDIASKDTTDCNLDDMVYYDGHAIWCNDPDATFEYRFDDGTDASTQDDFEYRQNSDNPLPPDDPDNIFYHYNYIGADGIPDNDVDQNCVSDHFTILAKVSGSDTLYREDPASGVILFSEGMPYYHFNHTVGDTTYLVVPRNLSYMWDSDNPGSSEDDSGEPLLTVMCNGFAGWRLLDVWVDKAGGGIDRPSDVYGYPIPISHEWWNWESDPGTDIEKYSVIWGKNDDLNGLYSGPAYMSGWVGNPNAPDATSPQNPGPFPFVYDSPYHLDYPVFDYRFLQSVGPLELADGDTLHIMGGWVAGRGLDGLRMNADLLLDAYYRNSIWGQGLGVESTEPVPGNDILISPNPMTSQGMVDFTLVQPGRAIITVYDISGRSVAAILDSEMSAGNHSINLNTSSFGSGIYFARVLSGNNCAVGRFVVLNR